CCTGAAGAAGACATCACCAACGAGGGCCGACCAGGTGGGTTTCTACATGATAGCCGTGGATGACCCCGGGCGGGCCGTCTCAACCGCCGGGTCCATAGACGCCCTCTTCAAGAATTCTTTTGCTGAGACCATCACGGAGACGGAAAAGGCGTTCACCCTGGGTTTCGTGGCCATGTCGGACACGATCATAACGGCCATCCAGCTCGTTTCCTTCGTCGTCATCATCATTATTCTTGCCGTCGTCGCGAACACGGTGGCCATGTCCGTGAGGGAACGCACGAACGAGTACGCGGTCTTCAAGACCCTCGGTTTCGGCGGCTGGCGGATAGTGGGGCTCATCCTGGGAGAGTCCGTGGTCATCACGATGATGGGATGCGCCGCGGGGATCGCGGCCACGTACCCGGCCTCGGCGGCGTTCGGCAAGGCAATGGGGGCCTATTTTCCCGTCTTCAACGTTGAACCCGGGACCATCGTCCTCGATGTTGTCTTTTCTCTCGTTGTGGGGGTCCTCGCCGCCGTAATACCCGTGTACCGGACGCTGAAGATGAAGATCGCCGACGGGTTGAGGATGATCGAATGACGGGCATTCCTTTTTCCTACAGTCTCAGGAATCTCTGGACGCGCAGGCTCACAACGGTTCTGACCGTCTCGGGCATGGCGCTCGTTGTTTTCGTTTTCACAACCATCCTCATGCTCGCCGAGGGTCTCGAGAGGACCCTCGTCGAAACGGGGTCATACGATAACGCCGTCATCATACGGAAGGGGTCGGGCTCGGAAGTGCAGAGCTGGATCGACCGTGCCCAGGCGGGGATCATCGAAACGGACCCCATCGTTGCGACCGGGTCCGACGGAAAACATCTCGTCGCCCGGGAACTCGTCGTCCTCATCGGACTTCCCAAGAAGGATACCAACAAGGTCTCCAACGTGACGATCCGCGGGATCGGGGAGAGCTCGCTGGCCCTTCGCCCCCAGGTGGTCCTCGTGAGGGGCCGGATGCCCCGGATGGGCTCTTCGGAGGTGGCCGTCGGCTCGAGCGTCGCGAAGCGTTTCAAGGACGCCGACCTGGGAGGGGAGCTGCGCTTCGGGACGCGGCAGTGGCGGATCGTCGGGGTCTT
This genomic window from Syntrophorhabdus sp. contains:
- a CDS encoding ABC transporter permease; its protein translation is MQILKILFKNAFRHKLRTGLTILSITIALLAFGLLRTVINAWYSGVEASSAYRLVTRNAVSIIFPLPLSYKDRIRQVDGVSEVSWGNWFGGIYIDEKNFFANFAVDAKSYFDLYREYTIPDDQKAAFFRDRKGFVAGRKLAERFGWKIGDTIVLKGTIFPGNWEFVMRAVYRGREANADETVFMFHWDYLNESLKKTSPTRADQVGFYMIAVDDPGRAVSTAGSIDALFKNSFAETITETEKAFTLGFVAMSDTIITAIQLVSFVVIIIILAVVANTVAMSVRERTNEYAVFKTLGFGGWRIVGLILGESVVITMMGCAAGIAATYPASAAFGKAMGAYFPVFNVEPGTIVLDVVFSLVVGVLAAVIPVYRTLKMKIADGLRMIE